One genomic region from Branchiostoma lanceolatum isolate klBraLanc5 chromosome 7, klBraLanc5.hap2, whole genome shotgun sequence encodes:
- the LOC136438811 gene encoding protein Hikeshi-like isoform X1 encodes MFGCIVAGRLVQTDPQQMSEAQFVFNLSDADSINHIVVFLTGTTPFPDGLCGAVYFGYPNPDGMAWQYLGYIANEKPSAIFKVAKVKPGDETSKNMFGQLMPGQQKMAQIGISVEPAAQIAQQTPPSHITPSTVSTFQEFTRKMLESFHNYASSFALTQAQMVPEPNKSFVPLNVLQQWFDNFQRRLVQNPNFWKT; translated from the exons ATGTTTGGATGCATCGTAGCAGGAAGATTG GTGCAAACAGATCCACAACAGATGAGTGAAGCACAATTTGTCTTCAATCTCTCTGATGCGGACAGCATAAACCACATCGTCGTCTTCTTGACTGGGACCACTCCTTTCCCAGATGGACTTTGTGGTGCGGTGTACTTTGGCTACCCCAACCCCGATGGTATGGCGTGGCAATATCTTGGATACATCGCAAATGAGAAACCAAGTGCAATTTTTAAGGTTGCAAAGGTCAAGCCAG GGGACGAGACTTCCAAGAACATGTTTGGCCAGCTCATGCCAGGGCAGCAGAAAATGGCTCAAATTGGCATTTCTGTGGAACCAGCGGCCCAGATCGCCCAGcagacgcccccctcccacatcaCTCCATCCACAGTTAGCACCTTCCAAGAGTTCACCAGAAAGATGTTGGAGAGCTTCCACAACTACGCCTCGTCGTTCGCGTTGACACAAGCTCAAATGGTGCCCGAGCCAAACAAATCCTTTGTGCCCTTGAATGTCCTTCAACAGTGGTTTGATAATTTTCAGAGGAGACTAGTGCAAAATCCAAACTTTTGGAAAACATGA
- the LOC136438809 gene encoding plasmanylethanolamine desaturase 1-like, translated as MATSEGGVHADPEYIQQNSMPEDDPNKNEQPPSVEGNLKRWGPQHAGAKELANLYSGGKRLQEILSVGLCFPLLAVTFGFLCYHFQWDNSLAIFLSAVAGIVAADFFSGLVHWGADTWGSIDVPVVGKNFLRPFREHHIDPTAITRHDFIETNGDNCLLTVVVSAYQVYNFVTLSPLEIHNTYTRQCFIFFLAFFVMLTNQIHKWSHTYFGLPRWVTFLQDCHLILPRRHHRIHHVSPHETYYCITTGWLNYPLELVNFWCRLEEAITAVTGAKPRADDMIWAKKSD; from the exons ATGGCTACGTCTGAGGGAGGGGTCCACGCCGATCCGGAATATATCCAGCAAAATTCCATGCCTGAAGATGATCcgaacaaaaatgaacaaccTCCGTCGGTAGAAGGGAACCTGAAGCGGTGGGGGCCGCAACATGCCGGTGCTAAGGAGCTCGCCAATCTGTACTCTGGCG GCAAGCGACTACAAGAGATTCTTAGTGTCGGGCTGTGCTTCCCGCTGCTGGCTGTCACATTCGGGTTTCTGTGCTACCATTTCCAGTGGGACAACTCTCTCGCAATCTTTCTGTCAGCAG TGGCAGGGATTGTTGCGGCTGACTTCTTCTCTGGCCTGGTTCACTGGGGCGCAGACACCTGGGGTTCAATAGATGTCCCTGTGGTGGGCAAG AATTTCCTGCGTCCCTTCAGAGAACATCACATTGATCCGACAGCGATCACTCGTCATGACTTCATCGAAACTAATGGCGACAACTGCCTTCTTACCGTCGTGGTTTCAGCCTACCAAGTCTACAA TTTTGTAACTCTGAGCCCCCTGGAGATCCACAACACGTACACAAGGCAGTGCTTCATCTTCTTCCTGGCCTTCTTCGTGATGTTGACCAACCAGATTCACAAGTGGTCCCACACCTACTTCGGCCTGCCGCGGTGGGTCACATTTCTACAGGACTGCCACCTCATCCTGCCGCGACGCCATCACCGCATCCACCATGTCTCACCACACGAGACGTACTACTGTATAACAACAG GATGGCTGAACTATCCTCTGGAGTTGGTGAACTTCTGGTGTCGCCTGGAGGAGGCCATCACAGCGGTGACTGGGGCGAAGCCGCGTGCTGACGACATGATTTGGGCTAAGAAATCCGATTAG
- the LOC136438811 gene encoding protein Hikeshi-like isoform X2 has translation MSEAQFVFNLSDADSINHIVVFLTGTTPFPDGLCGAVYFGYPNPDGMAWQYLGYIANEKPSAIFKVAKVKPGDETSKNMFGQLMPGQQKMAQIGISVEPAAQIAQQTPPSHITPSTVSTFQEFTRKMLESFHNYASSFALTQAQMVPEPNKSFVPLNVLQQWFDNFQRRLVQNPNFWKT, from the exons ATGAGTGAAGCACAATTTGTCTTCAATCTCTCTGATGCGGACAGCATAAACCACATCGTCGTCTTCTTGACTGGGACCACTCCTTTCCCAGATGGACTTTGTGGTGCGGTGTACTTTGGCTACCCCAACCCCGATGGTATGGCGTGGCAATATCTTGGATACATCGCAAATGAGAAACCAAGTGCAATTTTTAAGGTTGCAAAGGTCAAGCCAG GGGACGAGACTTCCAAGAACATGTTTGGCCAGCTCATGCCAGGGCAGCAGAAAATGGCTCAAATTGGCATTTCTGTGGAACCAGCGGCCCAGATCGCCCAGcagacgcccccctcccacatcaCTCCATCCACAGTTAGCACCTTCCAAGAGTTCACCAGAAAGATGTTGGAGAGCTTCCACAACTACGCCTCGTCGTTCGCGTTGACACAAGCTCAAATGGTGCCCGAGCCAAACAAATCCTTTGTGCCCTTGAATGTCCTTCAACAGTGGTTTGATAATTTTCAGAGGAGACTAGTGCAAAATCCAAACTTTTGGAAAACATGA